One window from the genome of Rhodococcus sp. ABRD24 encodes:
- a CDS encoding LLM class flavin-dependent oxidoreductase, whose product MKSRPSDDSELHLGYFFPSGKTNFLYSDEAAQRTPDMTKANLVELAQAAERTGFDSLFIADNWSGHQRAAELGGHQAPAYHAPLLAMALLTATEHIGVISTFHTTHHKPAHVARMGATLDAFSNGRWGWNVVTGFSADESALFGEDFVEHDKRYHMAAEFTDIVFKLWSEIEPIDVEGEYYKVHGRIKMPRPVQQPNPLLVSAGASPAGAAFAAQFCDQLVTLASDEDALRAVDTRLAEATAATGRRVATCPFAIALVREEEGRAEEEWEQLRKSVNPAATKEIAADVLGSIESSRAQYESMGEEQATMAFGGAGSMLKLIGTPEQVAEKLISIKKNTAATNLLVNFPLWSPEELEGFAPVFAHLREAGVWTPPETRDYSW is encoded by the coding sequence GTGAAATCCCGCCCCTCCGACGACAGTGAACTGCATCTCGGCTACTTCTTCCCCTCCGGAAAGACAAACTTCCTCTACTCGGATGAGGCCGCTCAGCGCACCCCGGACATGACCAAGGCGAATCTCGTCGAGCTGGCACAGGCCGCCGAGCGAACCGGCTTCGATTCGTTGTTCATCGCCGACAACTGGTCCGGGCACCAGCGTGCCGCCGAGCTCGGTGGGCACCAGGCTCCCGCCTACCACGCACCCCTACTCGCGATGGCGCTCCTGACCGCCACCGAGCACATCGGCGTGATATCCACTTTCCACACGACCCATCACAAGCCGGCGCATGTCGCGCGCATGGGTGCGACCCTCGACGCGTTCAGCAACGGACGTTGGGGATGGAACGTCGTCACCGGTTTCAGCGCCGACGAGTCGGCACTGTTCGGCGAGGACTTCGTCGAGCACGACAAGCGCTATCACATGGCGGCGGAGTTCACCGACATCGTCTTCAAACTCTGGAGCGAGATCGAGCCGATCGACGTCGAGGGCGAGTACTACAAAGTGCACGGGCGAATCAAGATGCCTCGTCCGGTTCAGCAACCCAATCCGCTACTGGTCAGTGCGGGCGCCTCGCCCGCAGGCGCCGCCTTCGCCGCCCAGTTCTGCGATCAGCTAGTCACGCTGGCCTCCGACGAGGACGCACTCCGCGCCGTCGACACACGTCTGGCCGAGGCGACCGCCGCAACCGGTCGTCGCGTTGCGACCTGCCCGTTCGCCATCGCATTGGTGCGAGAGGAGGAGGGTCGTGCGGAAGAGGAGTGGGAGCAACTCCGCAAGTCGGTGAACCCAGCGGCGACCAAGGAGATCGCTGCCGACGTCCTCGGGTCGATCGAGTCGTCCCGCGCACAGTACGAGTCGATGGGCGAAGAGCAGGCCACGATGGCATTCGGCGGCGCAGGCTCCATGTTGAAGCTGATCGGCACCCCCGAACAGGTAGCCGAGAAGCTCATCTCGATCAAGAAGAACACCGCCGCTACCAACCTTCTCGTCAACTTCCCGCTGTGGAGCCCAGAGGAGCTCGAGGGCTTCGCTCCGGTGTTCGCCCACCTGCGCGAGGCCGGAGTGTGGACTCCGCCTGAGACGCGCGACTACTCGTGGTGA
- a CDS encoding NAD-dependent succinate-semialdehyde dehydrogenase codes for MNSTYPDSAEQLLRTLPTGLRIGGQSVPSITGAAFDVTDPATERTLTSVADATVDDALRAVETAHSAASVWAATPTRERSDILRRSYEILVERTDEFAMLMTLELGRALPDSLAEARYGADFLRWFAEEATRINGRVTTSPGGTGQIVVAHEPLGVCLAITPWNFPLAMGTRKIGPALAAGNVMIVKPASETPLTMLALADVLTEAGLPAGVLSVLPTSNAGGVTGAILSDSRVRKVSFTGSTRVGQILLRQAAERVQRTSMELGGNAPFLVFDDADVDAAVEGAFAAKMRNGGEACTAANRFLVHSTIAEEFTTKLTEKMAALRLGAGYDAGVTLGPLISADQRASVAGIVESALASGARLRLGGKIPDGEGFFYPPTVLDQVDAYAPATREEVFGPVAIISTFQTENEAVAAANSTEYGLAAYFYSRDIDRCKRVATALRAGMVGVNRGIISDVAAPFGGVKMSGIGREGGSEGISDYLDSKYIALT; via the coding sequence ATGAATTCGACTTACCCTGACTCGGCTGAGCAGCTGCTCAGGACCCTGCCGACGGGGCTTCGCATCGGCGGCCAGTCGGTGCCGTCCATCACTGGCGCGGCGTTCGACGTCACGGACCCCGCCACTGAGCGGACTCTCACATCCGTGGCCGACGCGACTGTCGACGACGCACTTCGAGCAGTAGAAACTGCCCACTCCGCCGCTAGCGTTTGGGCCGCGACGCCGACGCGTGAGCGCAGCGACATCCTGCGACGCTCGTACGAAATTCTCGTCGAGCGGACTGACGAGTTCGCCATGCTCATGACCCTCGAACTCGGTCGCGCACTCCCTGACAGCCTCGCCGAGGCGCGATACGGTGCAGACTTCCTTCGATGGTTCGCCGAGGAGGCCACCCGCATCAACGGTCGTGTCACCACGTCACCGGGCGGAACGGGCCAGATCGTCGTCGCCCACGAGCCCCTCGGCGTATGCCTGGCCATCACGCCGTGGAACTTTCCGCTGGCGATGGGCACTCGCAAGATAGGGCCCGCACTCGCGGCGGGCAACGTCATGATCGTCAAACCCGCGTCCGAGACCCCGCTGACCATGTTGGCGCTTGCCGACGTCCTCACCGAAGCGGGTCTACCCGCGGGCGTACTTTCAGTTCTTCCGACCTCCAATGCCGGCGGCGTGACCGGCGCGATCCTGTCGGATAGCCGAGTCCGCAAGGTCAGCTTCACCGGTTCCACTCGCGTCGGGCAGATCCTCCTGCGTCAGGCCGCCGAGCGTGTCCAGCGGACATCCATGGAACTGGGCGGAAATGCGCCGTTCCTCGTGTTCGACGACGCCGACGTAGATGCCGCCGTCGAGGGCGCATTCGCCGCGAAGATGCGCAACGGTGGTGAAGCGTGCACCGCAGCCAATCGGTTCCTCGTCCACTCGACCATCGCCGAGGAGTTCACCACGAAGCTCACCGAGAAAATGGCAGCGCTCCGACTCGGCGCGGGGTACGACGCCGGAGTGACGCTCGGACCGTTGATCAGCGCCGACCAGCGTGCATCGGTCGCGGGAATCGTCGAGTCCGCTCTCGCCAGCGGCGCACGGCTACGACTGGGCGGCAAGATCCCCGATGGCGAAGGGTTCTTCTATCCGCCCACCGTCCTCGATCAGGTCGACGCCTATGCCCCGGCAACCCGCGAGGAAGTGTTCGGTCCAGTCGCGATCATCAGCACCTTCCAGACCGAGAACGAGGCCGTCGCGGCCGCGAACTCCACCGAGTACGGGCTGGCCGCATACTTCTACAGCCGAGATATCGATCGCTGCAAACGCGTGGCCACTGCACTGCGAGCCGGCATGGTCGGAGTCAATCGAGGCATCATCTCCGACGTCGCCGCACCATTCGGCGGGGTCAAGATGTCCGGGATCGGTCGCGAAGGTGGCAGTGAAGGCATCAGCGACTATCTCGACTCCAAGTACATCGCCCTGACCTGA